The following are encoded in a window of Numida meleagris isolate 19003 breed g44 Domestic line chromosome 11, NumMel1.0, whole genome shotgun sequence genomic DNA:
- the COL7A1 gene encoding collagen alpha-1(VII) chain isoform X3, whose product MSGWLLLLALLLAPPAAAAQKRSQVVCENVLEADIAFLLDGSSSIGRNNFRAIRAFVEDLVSPFVHVVGEKAVRFAVVQYSDDPRLEFGFSQHTNGTGIRRAIQQLSYKGGNTRTGAGLRYISDKFFGPTQLRPGVPKICILITDGKSQDDAEQPALRLKSLGIKVFAVGIKNADRQELIRVASLPTDSFFFYVGDFKLLGTLVPLMTRRVCTSSGGTLRTPDGPGHAGPSNLEVLERGPDVLRIRWSPASGPVTGYRVQHVPLTGLGQPLVAERQEVSVGPWETSAVLRGLRAGTEYLVTVVAQYANSVSESVSARARTQSRGGVQHFHVAEAGPTFLRLSWQPGPEPPQGYILSYAAPGMPPGEERSLGAGALSATLSNLRPNTEYVVTLQARYAQQPAATASLTARTQAGTEQTLRTNILSPTSIQVLWTAIREARGYRLEWKRATGPEPPRTVSLPSSANTYQLTGLQPGTEYRITLYTLYEGGEVATPVTTFQTGVEVPVGAVSDLRLIEDLGRRVRLGWTSVPGATEYKVTLRNTQDGTERTRRVPGTQTALELGDLREGVTYLVRVSALVGSREGSAAALSIHVKFPAVGSVSELRVTEAGPSQLRVTWRGLPGAGGYRLTWRASDGQEQSRFLPADPTAFTIEGLRAGTVYAIGVTAIIDGREGPPVTATGRTAEQVGMVSRLEVQSSRSNVARVTWVGVPGATAYRVVWSRRDGGSERSQHVPGHVSSFDIPDLEGGVSYTVKVTALIGNHEGNPVSIIVTTPEAAPAPLVSNFQVMEASEHRLRLAWVPVSGSSGYRLVWRPAEGGPQRSQQLPATASSYDLGGLEPGRRYHISITSLVGSRESAPVTVTAATASSLSHATSLRVTEVQRDSVTLSWTPVPGASEYVLSWSPPAAGGEARRVVPGTASSLQVPGLRLGQHYTFTIRPLLGSTPGAESSISERPVCRDARGDIVFLVHGTRDSSPGADTVRTLLSNTVTAMGRLGPDGTQVGLATYSYRSLPWLLLNRSSELPAVLEQIRTMRYEEPSGNAIGAAITFARTYLLSPGAGRRPGVPAVLVVLADSPSGDDAIAAARDAKAAGIRVLAVGLEGADQEQLRRMVNGEDPRFVFRNRGALAELEGELTDDLCTIISTRPEPEPKPCTVQCPRGEKGDPGMAGPQGRVGQPGPPGEPGRHGLPGPPGPVGPRGPPGESVEQPGKKGDRGFPGADGRPGLPGPPGSPGSPGQPGNQGNPGPRGDPGPRGTTGHPGLKGEKGEPGEPRVIVDGGQGLPGRKGEPGTPGSPGPPGNPGPRGPFGDPGPPGPLGPMGPPGTPGESVKGEKGDRGERGPPGLVDGAAPQGEPGPPGPPGEPGPRGPAGTPGPKGEKGDGEEGFPGPPGRPGDPGDRGPRGPPGEQGRKGERGAPGELGETGQKGDRGAPGLEGEKGEMGAPGRPGPSGREGAPGPAGPRGEKGDVGAPGEPGQPAPSVASVRGEKGDRGFPGPEGPPGPKGDVGERGARGVPGLSIPGPAGPKGEQGERGIPGLTGRSGPKGDTGEPGEKGEPGRVGTPGQPGQRGKEGERGEKGDEGTPGEAGVPGKPGDRGPRGLPGYRGPPGEKGDLGDPGPEGRNGIPGAPGTKGDRGEPGLPGPPGRAVDMGLGGAGEKGEKGDAGDPGEDGAKGAKGESGPPGLPGLRGIEGPRGPPGTRGDPGDRGLPGEKGERGPPGLDGRNGLEGKPGPPGPAGLRGDPGKQGDPGRDGLPGLRGEQGPPGTIGPLGPPGIPGKPGDDGKPGLNGKNGEDGTPGEDGRKGDKGDAGAPGRDGYSGAKGEQGDRGMPGLPGPPGVPGVPGQVGPPGQGSPGLRGVAGPKGDPGEPGPRGEPGRPGASGDPGTAVNIERSLEALGIKISSLKELTGAYDGSSDSFLPVSERLRGQKGSRGEPGERGPPGREGSLGFPGERGPKGDKGDQGAPGPQGPAGRAVGERGLEGPPGQPGEPGKPGIPGVPGRAGELGEAGRPGEKGDRGEKGDRGEQGRDGLPGPPGPPGPKADAMEGSLMGFPGERGPPGLKGVKGEPGAEGERGPKGDKGEGGSRGERGEPGEKGRDGSPGLPGERGLAGPEGKPGLPGFPGVLGRPGNQGEPGPPGPPGAAGPPGSQGPSGMKGDPGEPGASIRGLPGPQGSMGLPGPPGPPGLVGPPGAPGLPGQVGESGKPGVPGRDGVPGKDGEPGMPGKLGVPGPSGPTGPKGEPGDVGAPGQGIAGPPGAKGEKGEPALLEGVLLGEPGSKGARGLPGPKGEKGEPGGAGEPGDPGEDGAKGASGVKGEKGSPGVGVRGPPGQDGPPGLKGDIGLPGPPGPPGLVGIAGAPGQPGLRGDSGQPGPPGAPGERGVIGFPGRDGAAGPPGPQGPPGPAGIQGASGLKGDKGDPGAGLPGARGERGDPGPRGEDGRPGLAGDRGPMGLPGNRGERGDKGDVGAVGPKGDKGDTVVVEGPAGARGSKGEPGDRGLKGTEGDKGDKGEQGMPGEKGARGEPGEKGSAGFPGARGPGGQKGEVGVPGEPGEPGQPGRDGIAGVRGEKGDMGPLGLRGPKGERGMKGACGLDGDKGEKGEPGLPGRSGLPGRKGEPGELGLSGAPGVPGKEGLMGPKGDRGFDGQQGAKGDQGEKGDRGAPGVIGAPGPRGSDGSPGPPGPPGSVGPRGPEGMQGQKGERGPPGQAMMGARGVPGIPGERGEQGSPGAEGLRGEKGDPGMTEEEIRAFVRQEMSQHCACGGQLPRHLDSREHSGGWGTRPRSILQSAHGGGRSVRQEKEHGRTDHFPRYPSTEPFPDLSTHVVPVLKVSHAEEEEGQDRRVVVDTNDLEYESVYGEQEDYDTALEADSLEQLAEDAEPCTQPLEEGGCQRYTLRWYYNQRAAECRPFVYSGCQGNLNRFSSQEECELHCRQRVGTGAGSGEGQQPEA is encoded by the exons GCCTCACTGCCCACCGACTCCTTCTTCTTCTACGTGGGTGACTTCAAGCTGCTGGGGACGCTGGTGCCGCTGATGACACGCAGGGTGTGCACGAGCTCAGGGGGCACCCTACGCACCCCGG ATGGACCAGGCCACGCTGGCCCCTCCAACCTGGAGGTCCTGGAGCGCGGCCCTGATGTGCTGCGCATCCGCTGGAGCCCAGCCAGTGGCCCCGTCACCGGCTATAGGGTGCAGCACGTCCCGCTGACGGGGCTGGGGCAGCCGCTGGTGGCCGAGCGGCAGGAG GTGAGCGTGGGTCCATGGGAGACGAGCGCTGTGCTGCGGGGGCTGCGCGCAGGGACGGAGTACCTGGTGACCGTCGTAGCTCAGTATGCCAACAGCGTCAGCGAGTCGGTGTCTGCGCGGGCGCGTACCC agagccGTGGCGGCGTGCAGCATTTCCACGTGGCCGAGGCCGGGCCGACCTTCCTGAGGCTGTCTTGGCAGCCCGGCCCCGAGCCGCCCCAGGGCTACATCCTCAGCTACGCTGCGCCAG GAATGCCCCCGGGTGAGGAGAGGAGCCTGGGGGCTGGCGCTCTGTCAGCCACACTCAGCAACCTGCGACCCAACACCGAGTACGTGGTGACGCTGCAGGCACGCTAcgcacagcagcctgcagccaccGCCAGCCTCACCGCGCGGACAC aggcaggcacagagcagacGCTGCGGACCAACATCTTGAGCCCCACGTCCATCCAGGTGCTCTGGACTGCTATCCGTGAGGCCCGAGGCTACCGCCTGGAGTGGAAGAGAGCCACAG GGCCGGAGCCTCCCAGGACAGTGTCGCTGCCCAGCAGTGCCAACACCTACCAGCTGAcggggctgcagccaggcactgAGTACCGCATCACCCTGTACACACTGTATGAAGGCGGGGAGGTGGCCACCCCCGTCACCACCTTCCAGACAG GCGTGGAGGTGCCAGTGGGTGCGGTGTCAGATCTCCGTCTCATCGAGGATTTGGGCAGGAGGGTGCGGCTGGGCTGGACCAGCGTCCCCGGTGCCACCGAGTACAAAGTGACACTGCGCAACACCCAGG ATGGCACCGAGAGGACGAGGCGCGTCCCAGGCACGCAGACAGCGCTGGAGCTGGGTGACCTGCGGGAAGGTGTCACCTACCTGGTGCGTGTCTCAGCCCTCGTGGGCAGCcgggagggcagtgctgctgcgCTCAGCATCCACGTCA AGTTCCCGGCAGTGGGCAGTGTCTCGGAGCTGCGGGTGACAGAGGCCGGCCCAAGCCAGCTGCGAGTAACCTGGAGGGGGCTGCCGGGCGCTGGGGGATACCGGCTGACATGGAGGGCCAGTGATG GTCAGGAGCAGTCCCGCTTCCTCCCTGCTGACCCCACCGCCTTCACCATCGAGGGGCTGCGAGCTGGCACTGTCTATGCCATCGGTGTCACAGCCATCATTGATGGCCGTGAGGGTCCCCCTGTCACTGCCACGGGGAGGACAG ctgagcaggtgGGAATGGTATCCCGGCTGGAGGTGCAGTCATCCAGGAGCAATGTTGCCCGTGTCACCTGGGTCGGCGTGCCAGGAGCCACAGCCTACCGTGTGGTGTGGAGCCGTCGGGATG GGGGCTCGGAGAGGAGCCAGCATGTTCCCGGCCACGTCAGCTCCTTTGACATCCCCGACCTGGAGGGAGGTGTCTCCTACACTGTGAAGGTCACAGCACTCATCGGCAACCACGAGGGCAACCCTGTGTCCATCATTGTCACCACCC CGGAGGCAGCCCCGGCGCCCCTTGTTAGCAACTTCCAGGTGATGGAGGCCTCGGAGCATCGCCTGCGCCTTGCATGGGTGCCGGTGTCTGGCAGCAGCGGGTACCGCCTGGTCTGGCGCCCGGCTGAGG GGGGTCCCCagcgcagccagcagctcccagccaccGCCAGCTCCTACGACCTGGGGGGGCTGGAGCCGGGCCGACGCTACCACATCAGCATCACCAGCCTGGTGGGCAGCCGGGAGAGCGCGCCGGTCACCGTCACCGCTGCCACTG CATCCTCTCTGAGCCATGCCACCAGCCTGCGAGTGACAGAGGTGCAGAGAGATTCTGTGACACTCTCCTGGACCCCTGTCCCCGGTGCTTCTGAGTACGTCCTGTCCTGGAGCCCCCCTGCAG CAGGCGGTGAGGCACGGCGCGTGGTGCCGGGCACTGCCAGCTCCCTCCAGGTCCCCGGGCTGCGCCTCGGCCAGCACTACACCTTCACCATCCGCCCACTCCTGGGGAGCACACCTGGTGCTGAGAGCTCCATCAGCGAGCGGCCAG TCTGCAGGGACGCCCGAGGGGACATTGTCTTCCTGGTGCATGGCACCCGTGACAGCTCTCCTGGTGCCGACACTGTCCGCACTCTCCTCTCCAACACTGTCACCGCCATGGGCCGCCTGGGCCCTGACGGCACCCAG GTGGGCCTGGCCACATACAGCTACCGCAGCCTGCCTTGGCTGCTCCTCAACCGCTCCAGCGAGCTGCCTGCCGTGCTGGAGCAAATACGCACCATGCGCTACGAGGAGCCCAGCGGCAATGCCATTG GGGCAGCCATCACCTTCGCTAGGACCTACCTGCTGAGCCCTGGCGCAGGACGGCGGCCCGGCGTGCCGGCGGTGCTGGTAGTGCTGGCTGACAGCCCCTCTGGGGACGATGCCATCGCTGCCGCCAGGGACGCCAAGGCAGCAG GGATCCGAGTGCTGGCAGTGGGCTTGGAGGGGGCAGACCAAGAGCAGCTCCGGCGCATGGTCAACGGTGAGGACCCGCGCTTCGTCTTCCGCAACCGCGGTGctctggcagagctggagggagAGCTCACCGATGACCTCTGCACCATCATCTCCACCAgg CCGGAGCCGGAGCCAAAGCcctgcacagtgcagtgccCCAGG GGAGAGAAGGGGGACCCTGGCATGGCA GGGCCACAGGGGCGCGTGGGACAGCCGGGCCCCCCTGGAGAACCG gGCCGCCATGGGCTGCCTGGCCCTCCAGGACCTGTGGGACCACGAGGGCCACCAGGAGAGAGCGTCGAGCAGCCGGGCAAGAAGGGGGACAGG GGATTCCCTGGAGCTGATGGGCGGCCAGGGCTTCCTGGCCCCCCTGGGAGCCCCGGGTCCCCTGGCCAGCCG ggCAACCAGGGCAACCCTGGCCCCCGAGGGGATCCT GGTCCACGGGGAACAACGGGGCATCCTGGcctgaagggggaaaaaggagagcCG GGAGAGCCCAGAGTGATCGTGGATGGTGGACAGGGGTTGCCAGGACGGAAAGGGGAGCCAGGCACACCG GGTAGCCCCGGTCCCCCCGGCAACCCTGGCCCACGTGGTCCCTTTGGTGACCCAGGTCCTCCAGGTCCCCTTGGGCCAATGGGGCCACCAGGAACTCCAGGAGAGTCTGTGAAG GGGGAGAAGGGTGATCGAGGGGAGAGG GGTCCCCCAGGACTGGTGGATGGGGCAGCGCCTCAAGGAGAGCCAGGCCCCCCG GGTCCACCTGGGGAGCCTGGCCCACGGGGACCTGCTGGCACTCCCGGCCCCAAGGGTGAGAAG GGTGATGGTGAGGAGGGCTTCCCAGGGCCACCCGGCCGCCCAGGGGACCCTGGAGACCGG GGCCCACGGGGACCTCcaggagagcagggcaggaag GGAGAGCGCGGGGCACCAGGCGAGCTGGGAGAGACGGGCCAGAAG GGAGACCGTGGTGCGCCTGGCCTTGAGGGTGAGAAG GGTGAGATGGGAGCTCCGGGGCGGCCAGGGCCATCAGGCAGAGAG GGAGCACCAGGACCAGCTGGACCACGGGGCGAGAAG GGTGATGTGGGAGCGCCCGGTGAACCTGGCCAGCCG GCTCCCAGCGTGGCCAGTGTCAGAGGAGAGAAG GGTGACAGAGGATTTCCAGGACCAGAGGGGCCTCCTGGCCCCAAGGGAGATGTAGGGGAGAGGGGTGCCCGT GGTGTCCCTGGCCTGAGCATCCCAGGACCAGCTGGCCCCAAAGGCGAGCAGGGCGAGCGG GGCATCCCTGGCCTCACTGGCAGGAGCGGCCCCAAG GGTGACACAGGGGAGCCAGGCGAGAAGGGTGAGCCTGGCAGAGTGGGTACACCAGGACAACCGGGGCAGCGTGGCAAGGAG GGTGAGCGTGGAGAGAAGGGTGATGAAGGCACTCCG GGTGAAGCAGGCGTGCCCGGCAAACCCGGAGACAGGGGCCCACGG GGGCTGCCTGGGTACCGTGGCCCCCCTGGAGAGAAGGGTGACCTTGGGGACCCAGGTCCTGAAGGCAGAAAT GGCATTCCCGGAGCACCGGGCACCAAGGGTGACCGTGGGGAGCCG GGCCTCCCTGGACCCCCAGGACGAGCT GTGGATATGGGGCTTGGAGGAGCGGGGGAGAAGGGCGAGAAG GGGGACGCTGGGGACCCAGGCGAGGATGGAGCAAAGGGGGCCAAGGGTGAGAGTGGCCCCCCCGGACTGCCAGGATTGAGG GGCATTGAAGGCCCCCGCGGCCCCCCTGGCACACGG GGTGACCCCGGAGACCGAGGCCTGCCTGGAGAGAAG GGGGAGCGTGGCCCACCGGGGCTGGATGGCCGCAACGGGCTGGAGGGGAAACCTGGCCCCCCAGGACCCGCCGGGCTGAGG GGGGATCCAGGGAAGCAAGGGGACCCTGGCCGGGAT gggCTGCCCGGGCTGCGGGGGGAGCAGGGACCGCCTGGCACAATAGGACCGCTGGGACCGCCCGGTATCCCT gGAAAACCCGGCGATGACGGCAAACCTGGCCTAAATGGCAAGAAT GGAGAAGATGGGACGCCAGGAGAAGATGGGCGGAAG GGAGACAAAGGTGATGCCGGAGCCCCTGGCAGAGAT GGCTACAGCGGTGCCAAGGGTGAACAGGGGGACAGAGGCATGCCAGGCCTCCCCGGTCCCCCTGGTGTCCCCGGTGTCCCAGGGCAGGTTGGCCCCCCAGGCCAG GGCTCACCTGGCCTCCGTGGGGTTGCTGGACCTAAG GGGGACCCAGGGGAGCCAGGACCACGAGGGGAGCCG GGGCGGCCTGGCGCCAGCGGGGACCCTGGGACTGCAGTG AACATCGAACGTAGCCTGGAAGCCCTCGGCATCAAG ATCTCATCCCTGAAGGAGCTGACGGGTGCCTACGATGGGAGCTCGGACTCCTTTCTGCCCGTGTCCGAACGGCTGCGGGGGCAGAAGGGCAGCCGGGGGGAGCCAGGGGAGAGGGGCCCCCCGGGCCGGGAG GGTTCCTTAGGCTTCCCTGGTGAGCGAGGACCCAAAGGTGACAAAGGGGACCAAGGTGCCCCTGGTCCCCAGGGCCCCGCTGGCCGGGCTGTAGGTGAGCGGGGCCTGGAGGGGCCGCCAGGGCAGCCAGGGGAGCCAGGCAAGCCGGGCATCCCAGGTGTGCCGGGCCGGGCTGGCGAGCTGGGGGAGGCTGGGAGGCCTGGTGAGAAG GGTGACCGGGGTGAGAAGGGCGACCGGGGTGAGCAG ggcagagatGGCTTGCCGGGACCCCCAGGGCCCCCAGGGCCCAAG GCAGACGCAATGGAGGGCAGCCTGATGGGCTTCCCGGGTGAACGCGGTCCCCCCGGACTTAAGGGAGTGAAG ggTGAGCCTGGTGCCGAGGGCGAGCGAGGACCCAAAGGAGATAAG GGTGAAGGCGGGTCACGGGGCGAGCGAGGAGAGCCTGGTGAGAAGGGCAGGGACGGCTCTCCA GGCCTCCCAGGAGAGAGGGGTCTGGCTGGCCCCGAGGGAAAGCCG GGCTTGCCAGGTTTCCCTGGTGTGCTGGGCCGCCCG gGCAACCAGGGAGAGCCAGGGCCACCAGGACCTCCG ggtgctgcaggccCACCAGGGAGCCAGGGTCCATCTGGGATGAAG GGTGATCCAGGGGAACCTGGTGCCAGCATCCGG GGATTGCCCGGTCCCCAGGGCAGCATGGGGCTGCCTGGCCCCCCTGGCCCTCCTGGTCTTGTG GGCCCACCGGGTGCCCCTGGGCTGCCAGGACAAGTG GGAGAGAGCGGCAAGCCAGGTGTGCCTGGGCGGGATGGTGTGCCAGGGAAGGACGGCGAGCCAGGGATGCCCGGGAAGTTG GGTGTGCCAGGACCATCCGGCCCTACCGGCCCCAAAGGAGAGCCAGGGGATGTGGGAGCGCCGGGGCAG GGTATCGCTGGCCCTCCTGGTGCCAAGGGCGAGAAG GGTGAGCCGGCGCTGCTGGAGGGTGTGCTGCTGGGCGAACCC GGCTCCAAAGGTGCACGAGGTTTGCCCGGCCCCAAGGGTGAGAAG GGggagcctggaggagctggggagccTGGAGACCCCGGGGAAGAT GGAGCCAAGGGGGCATCTGGAGTCAAGGGGGAAAAG GGCTCTCCAGGTGTCGGTGTGCGGGGACCACCAGGACAGGATGGGCCTCCAGGCTTGAAG ggtgaCATTGGCTTGCCAGGACCTCCAGGACCCCCAGGTTTAGTGGGCATCGCTGGGGCACCGGGACAGCCAGGCCTGAGAGGGGACAGCGGGCAGCCTGGCCCACCAGGAGCCCCTGGAGAGCGG GGTGTGATTGGCTTTCCTGGGAGAGATGGTGCCGCAGGGCCACCTGGACCCCAAGGGCCCCCAGGACCAGCG gGCATACAAGGAGCCTCGGGGCTGAAGGGTGACAAG GGTGACCCAGGGGCTGGGCTGCCGGGAGCCAGAGGCGAACGCGGAGACCCAGGACCACGG GGTGAAGATGGGCGCCCAGGGCTGGCAGGCGACCGTGGGCCAATG GGCCTGCCCGGGAACCGAGGGGAGCGTGGGGACAAG GGAGACGTCGGGGCCGTGGGGCCCAAAGGAGACAAG GGTGATACCGTTGTGGTGGAGGGGCCTGCTGGAGCGAGGGGCAGCAAGGGAGAGCCG GGAGACCGTGGCCTAAAGGGCACCGAAGGGGACAAAGGGGACAAGGGGGAGCAGGGAATGCCTGGAGAGAAG GGTGCAAGGGGTGAACCAGGCGAGAAGGGCTCTGCAGGTTTCCCTGGGGCACGTGGCCCTGGTGGGCAGAAG GGAGAAGTTGGAGTGCCAGGGGAGCCTGGCGAGCCG GGCCAGCCCGGCCGGGACGGCATCGCTGGAGTACggggagagaagggagacaTGGGGCCACTGGGCTTGCGTGGCCCCAAG GGTGAGCGGGGCATGAAAGGCGCCTGTGGTCTCGATGGAGACAAGGGTGAGAAG GGAGAGCCGGGGCTGCCGGGGCGCTCGGGGCTGCCTGGAAGGAAGGGTGAGCCG GGAGAGCTGGGGTTGTCGGGAGCACCCGGCGTCCCCGGGAAGGAGGGGCTCATGGGACCCAAG GGTGACCGCGGCTTCGATGGGCAGCAGGGGGCCAAAGGAGACCAGGGGGAGAAGGGAGACCGG GGTGCACCAGGCGTGATTGGTGCCCCTGGCCCCCGGGGCAGTGATGGTTCTCCTGGCCCTCCCGGCCCCCCGGGCAGCGTTGGGCCACGAGGTCCTGAGGGCATGCAGGGCCAGAAG GGGGAGAGAGGCCCCCCCGGGCAGGCGATGATGGGGGCCCGTGGTGTGCCCGGCATCCCTGGCGAGCGAGGAGAGCAG GGCAGTCCTGGTGCTGAGGGGCTCCGTGGGGAGAAGGGGGATCCGGGCATGACG GAGGAGGAAATCCGTGCCTTCGTCAGGCAGGAGatgagccagcactgtg CTTGTGGAGGGCAGCTCCCACGACACCTGGATTCCCGTGAGCACTCAG GAGGATGGGGGACTCGGCCCAGAAGCATCCTTCAGTCTGCCCATGGAGGAGGGAGAAGTGTCCGCCAGGAGAAGGAGCATGGCCGAACAG ATCACTTTCCCCGTTATCCATCCACTGAGCCATTCCCAGATCTCAGTACTCACGTCGTCCCCGTGCTTAAGGTGTCACAtgcggaggaggaggagg GGCAGGACAGGCGCGTTGTTGTTGACACCAACGACCTGGAATACGAGAGCGTGTATGGGGAGCAGGAGGACTATGACACAGCCCTGGAGGCAGACAGCTTGGAGCAGCTCGCAGAGGATG CCGagccctgcacccagccccTGGAGGAGGGGGGCTGCCAGCGATACACGCTGCGCTGGTACTACAACCAAAGAGCTGCCGAGTGCCGGCCCTTCGTCTACAGCGGCTGCCAGGGCAATCTCAACCGCttcagcagccaggaggagTGCGAGCTCCATTGCAGGCAGCGCGTGGGGACAG GTGCTGGCAGTGGGGAAGGACAGCAGCCAGAGGCGTAG